A single genomic interval of Helianthus annuus cultivar XRQ/B chromosome 13, HanXRQr2.0-SUNRISE, whole genome shotgun sequence harbors:
- the LOC110897595 gene encoding basic transcription factor 3, whose translation MKWLGSQTIWTKVAKTSRHNIGFHPLYNPSPFTHLPPPSSSHRSPLIPPIDAKMNVEKLKKMAGAVRTGGKGSVRRKKKAVHKTNTTDDKRLQATLKRIGVNSIPSIEEVNIFKDDIVIHFLNPKVQAAVAANTWVVSGSPQTKKLEDFFPGILDQLGPDALKMLAEQFQKQRQGEGAGAGEGEATNAAAAMTTIHEDDDEVPELVAGETFEAAAEEGQKS comes from the exons ATGAAATGGTTAGGAAGTCAAACCATATGGACTAAAGTTGCGAAAACAAGCCGTCATAATATAGGGTTTCATCCACTATATAACCCATCTCCGTTTACTCACCTTCCACCACCGTCCTCCAGCCACCGCTCGCCGCTCATTCCTCCGATCGACGCCAAG ATGAACGTAGAAAAGCTAAAGAAGATGGCTGGTGCTGTTCGCACCGGTGGGAAGGGTAGCGTTAgaag AAAGAAGAAAGCGGTTCATAAAACAAACACAACAGACGACAAAAGGCTGCAAGCCACTTTAAAAAGAATAGGAGTAAATTCAATACCATCGATTGAGGAAGTTAACATCTTTAAAGATGATATTGTTATTCATTTCTTGAACCCTAAAG TTCAAGCTGCTGTTGCAGCCAATACTTGGGTCGTTAGCGGCTCTCCTCAAACAAAAA AATTGGAAGATTTTTTCCCGGGCATTTTGGATCAGTTGG GCCCCGATGCTTTGAAAATGTTAGCAGAGCAGTTCCAGAAGCAGAGACAAGGTGAAGGTGCGGGTGCAGGAGAAGGTGAAGCTACTAATGCTGCCGCTGCTATGACCACAAtacatgaagatgatgatgaagtccCTGAACTTGTGGCAGGTGAAACCTTTGAAGCTGCTGCTGAGGAAGGACAGAAATCCTAG